One window of the bacterium genome contains the following:
- a CDS encoding M48 family metallopeptidase: protein MKPLAYLTGYAPEIIEEVSGMLARDELGAWLLAKYPQCHPYRNEKALYGYAQELKTRYMRQSPALAKVTYDPRLHVLHNALGIHRKVSRVHGNRLSARNEIRIAAVFRKSPLAFLDMILVHELAHLKVAEHDRSFYQLCRHMAPDYDQMELDTRVWLTYTDSVGDLYGTDAGPD, encoded by the coding sequence ATGAAGCCGCTGGCCTACCTTACCGGCTACGCGCCGGAGATCATCGAGGAAGTCAGCGGCATGCTGGCCCGCGACGAGCTCGGCGCCTGGCTGCTGGCGAAGTACCCGCAGTGCCATCCGTACCGCAACGAGAAGGCACTCTACGGCTACGCACAGGAATTGAAGACCCGCTACATGCGCCAGTCACCGGCCCTGGCCAAGGTGACCTACGACCCCAGGCTGCACGTGCTGCACAACGCGCTGGGCATCCATCGGAAGGTCTCGCGGGTGCACGGTAACCGGCTCAGCGCCAGGAACGAGATCAGGATCGCGGCGGTGTTCCGGAAGTCGCCGCTGGCCTTTCTCGACATGATCCTCGTCCATGAGCTCGCCCACCTGAAAGTGGCCGAGCACGACCGCTCGTTCTACCAGCTCTGCCGCCACATGGCGCCCGACTATGACCAGATGGAGCTGGATACGCGGGTCTGGCTCACCTACACCGACAGTGTGGGTGATCTCTACGGGACGGACGCCGGGCCGGACTGA
- a CDS encoding OmpA family protein, translating to MPHPRTWIAIATLAGALLAHGATPAVAEVKPLYVAPFIGWTFFDNDRLFQTGEPISNDVYFGGRAGARMTDLLGIEIAGGYAGTKDCASCTESWLHFSGNLVLSPAPAHILDPFVSVGAGWSRSKHTVGSDDDAATVEIAVGARMRLNETFGLRLEARNVMARSHDGWSKSHINDVVVGAGLTIGFGGNGDPEVARSEVIYETADPDMDSDGDGVVDRLDRCPNTPPGTKVDRQGCTIVPPVDVLERELLDTGRLAISDVNFDYDKSELRPDAYAAMDSVGKVLTKWPGLRIQIDAYTDSRGTEAYNMDLSHRRAESVREYLLRRYPQFNPTQLTARNYGENDPVVPNTSAANMQLNRRVEFLVLNKEILEQRK from the coding sequence ATGCCGCACCCACGCACGTGGATCGCCATCGCGACGCTCGCCGGCGCACTGCTCGCGCACGGCGCCACGCCCGCCGTGGCAGAGGTCAAGCCGCTCTATGTCGCGCCGTTCATCGGCTGGACGTTCTTCGACAACGACCGCCTGTTCCAGACCGGCGAGCCGATTTCCAACGATGTCTACTTCGGCGGTCGCGCAGGGGCCCGCATGACGGACCTGCTCGGCATCGAGATCGCCGGCGGCTATGCCGGGACCAAGGACTGCGCGTCCTGCACCGAGAGCTGGCTGCATTTCTCCGGCAACCTGGTGCTGAGCCCCGCGCCCGCCCACATCCTCGATCCCTTCGTGTCGGTCGGCGCCGGCTGGTCGCGGTCGAAGCACACGGTCGGATCGGACGATGACGCGGCGACCGTCGAGATCGCCGTCGGCGCACGCATGCGCCTGAACGAGACCTTTGGCCTGAGGCTCGAAGCCCGCAACGTGATGGCGCGTTCGCACGACGGCTGGTCGAAGTCGCACATCAACGACGTGGTCGTTGGCGCGGGCCTGACCATCGGGTTCGGCGGCAACGGCGATCCCGAAGTGGCCCGGAGCGAAGTCATCTACGAAACCGCCGACCCCGACATGGACAGCGACGGCGACGGCGTCGTCGACCGGCTGGATCGCTGCCCCAACACGCCGCCCGGCACGAAAGTCGACCGCCAGGGCTGCACGATCGTGCCCCCGGTGGATGTCCTCGAGCGGGAACTGCTCGACACGGGCAGGCTCGCGATCTCGGATGTCAACTTCGACTATGACAAGTCGGAACTGCGTCCCGATGCCTATGCCGCCATGGATTCCGTCGGCAAGGTGCTGACGAAGTGGCCCGGGCTCCGGATCCAGATCGACGCCTACACCGACTCGCGCGGCACCGAAGCCTACAACATGGACCTGAGCCACCGGCGCGCCGAGTCCGTCCGCGAATACCTGCTGCGCCGCTATCCGCAGTTCAATCCCACCCAGCTCACGGCCAGGAACTACGGCGAGAACGATCCCGTCGTTCCCAACACCAGCGCGGCCAACATGCAGTTGAACCGCAGGGTCGAGTTCCTGGTCCTCAACAAGGAAATCCTCGAGCAGCGCAAGTAG
- a CDS encoding VanZ family protein encodes MPRLPITDYRLKLLPPALALIVVTTAVPVDLRAPVGWDGSIELLDIVVNLVLYAPLGLALRGWSWRRLLVAAALLSTVIELSQVWNSGRHPSPGDVVANAGGALLAMAFARRRWRGNPAAGTVLMVGKPLVAAALVALAALVAAGNLPTHPSQLEGWDPGYPLLLGNEATGDRPWRGTIEFLALEPARLSPTVARHGAGAANLLPANIVADGGPAQPLPADLARSLATDAQQQNALTVVARIVPATTDQRGPARIVSFSADTQHRNFDLGQEGRRLVFRVRTPVSGENGSRQQFETTPMLRAGKPATIVATYDGRVARVYVDGRLCGRRNFAAAASAGPVLLDEELPAVCAVLGALLALIARAFAGSGRRSALAAAVVTALVALALPRAMPGLAAALSAMPWAVVGALIGAAAVVIASPRGSPADNAAST; translated from the coding sequence ATGCCTCGCCTGCCCATCACCGACTACCGCCTGAAGCTGCTGCCGCCGGCGCTCGCGCTCATCGTGGTCACGACAGCGGTCCCGGTCGACCTGCGCGCGCCCGTCGGCTGGGACGGCTCCATCGAACTTCTCGACATCGTCGTCAACCTCGTGCTCTACGCGCCGCTCGGCCTGGCGCTGCGCGGCTGGTCGTGGCGACGGCTGCTCGTGGCGGCGGCGTTGCTGTCGACCGTGATCGAGTTGAGCCAGGTCTGGAACAGCGGGCGCCATCCCTCGCCGGGCGATGTCGTCGCCAACGCGGGCGGCGCACTGCTGGCGATGGCGTTCGCGCGACGCCGCTGGCGTGGCAATCCTGCGGCCGGCACGGTGCTGATGGTGGGCAAGCCGCTGGTTGCCGCCGCACTCGTTGCCCTCGCAGCCCTGGTCGCGGCCGGGAACCTGCCCACGCACCCGTCGCAACTGGAAGGCTGGGATCCGGGGTATCCGCTGCTGCTCGGCAACGAGGCCACGGGCGATCGTCCCTGGCGGGGCACCATCGAGTTCCTGGCGTTGGAGCCGGCCAGGCTCTCCCCGACCGTGGCGCGCCACGGCGCCGGCGCCGCCAACCTGCTGCCCGCGAACATCGTCGCCGACGGCGGTCCGGCGCAGCCGTTGCCGGCGGACCTGGCTCGCAGCCTGGCGACCGATGCCCAGCAACAGAACGCACTGACTGTCGTTGCGCGCATCGTCCCGGCGACCACGGACCAGCGCGGCCCGGCCCGCATCGTCAGCTTCTCTGCCGACACGCAGCATCGGAACTTCGACCTCGGGCAGGAGGGCCGCCGGCTGGTCTTCCGTGTGCGCACGCCGGTCAGCGGCGAGAACGGCTCGCGCCAGCAGTTCGAGACGACGCCGATGCTCCGGGCGGGCAAGCCTGCGACCATCGTCGCCACCTACGACGGGCGCGTGGCCCGCGTCTATGTTGACGGCCGCCTGTGCGGACGCCGCAACTTCGCTGCCGCCGCTTCCGCCGGACCCGTGCTGCTCGACGAGGAACTGCCCGCCGTGTGTGCCGTGCTCGGTGCGCTGCTCGCCCTCATTGCCCGGGCCTTCGCCGGCAGCGGCCGCCGTTCGGCGCTCGCGGCCGCAGTGGTGACAGCGCTGGTGGCGCTGGCCCTGCCGCGGGCCATGCCGGGACTGGCGGCGGCGCTGTCCGCGATGCCCTGGGCCGTCGTCGGGGCGCTGATCGGCGCGGCTGCGGTCGTGATCGCATCGCCGCGCGGCTCTCCGGCGGACAACGCGGCAAGCACCTAG
- a CDS encoding DUF3494 domain-containing protein yields the protein MVLCFGLLAATWGCREVSDPCPAATLSITPDPLRLPAGTVGLLTAIARDYKENTVPSSPEWSVIGSGGTIDSETGLFTAGLATGTFTGTVQAVDGALSDVATVIVTAAVPTGTLATLETFAVISGTTVTVTGANTTIVGDVGVSPGAAITGMPVGQPTGGSIHAGDGTAAGAQSNLTSLYDNLAGRACGTDLTGEDLGGMTLTPGVYCFDTSAGLTGTLTLNGQGNPAAVFVIKIGSALTTATNAVVNLTGEAQAAHVFWQVGSSATLGTGTAFQGNLVAMTSITINAGSSLVGRALVRNGAVTIDSSALALP from the coding sequence ATGGTCCTGTGTTTCGGCCTCCTGGCCGCAACCTGGGGCTGCCGCGAAGTCAGCGATCCCTGTCCGGCGGCAACGCTGTCGATCACGCCTGATCCGCTCCGCCTGCCGGCCGGCACGGTCGGGCTGCTCACCGCCATTGCCCGCGACTACAAGGAGAACACGGTGCCGTCCTCGCCGGAGTGGTCGGTCATCGGCAGCGGCGGGACCATCGACAGCGAAACCGGCCTGTTCACCGCGGGCCTTGCCACAGGCACCTTCACCGGCACCGTCCAGGCTGTCGATGGCGCCCTGTCCGACGTGGCGACCGTGATCGTGACCGCGGCGGTCCCGACCGGGACCCTGGCGACCCTGGAGACGTTCGCCGTCATCTCGGGCACGACTGTCACCGTCACCGGCGCCAACACGACCATCGTCGGCGACGTGGGCGTCAGCCCGGGTGCGGCCATCACCGGCATGCCGGTCGGACAGCCCACCGGAGGATCCATCCACGCCGGCGACGGCACTGCCGCCGGTGCGCAATCCAACCTCACCAGCCTCTACGACAATCTCGCCGGCCGTGCCTGCGGCACCGACCTGACCGGCGAGGATCTCGGGGGCATGACCCTCACGCCCGGCGTCTACTGCTTCGACACCTCGGCCGGTTTGACCGGGACGCTGACCCTCAACGGCCAGGGCAACCCGGCTGCGGTGTTCGTGATCAAGATCGGCAGTGCGCTGACGACCGCCACGAACGCCGTCGTCAACCTGACCGGCGAGGCGCAGGCCGCACATGTGTTCTGGCAGGTCGGCAGCAGCGCGACGCTGGGCACCGGGACGGCCTTCCAGGGCAACCTCGTGGCGATGACAAGCATCACCATCAATGCCGGTTCGAGCCTGGTCGGGCGCGCACTGGTGCGTAACGGCGCGGTGACCATCGACTCGAGCGCCCTGGCGCTGCCGTAG